AATCATCCGCTGCCTCTGCCGCAATTAGCATTGACTCTTCAATTTCTTCTGGAAATACACCAATACAGATATAATTTCTATATGATATTGCATTGGATAAAACATTTGATTTTAATTTTATAGTATTAAAATTATCCTTGAACAAATGTTTTACAGCGATACTATCCGCTCCAAATCTCTTCAAATAGGATGCCATTTCAAAAGTTCTTACTCCAGTTTGGTAATAGAAATTTTTAGTATCGACTACAATTCCTGCAAGCAGTGATTCTGCAATTACTTTATCCAAATCAATTTTTTCAAACATATAGTAAATTATTTCAGTTACAAGTTCACAAGCTGATGATGCATAAGGTTCAAGATATGTTAACATAGGATTTTCAACAAAATCTTTTCCAATTCTATGATGATCAATAACTACAATTTTTGAAGTTACATCTAATAGGTATGGAGCTTCTGTTGAAACAGTCCTTGAATTGTCAACCAGTATAACTAAACTTGTATCCTTACATATATCATATGCTTTTTCTGGAGAAATCATCATTTCTACATAGCTAGGTTCAGTATTACTAATCCTATCATAAATATTTCTAATTGTAACAGGAACATCCTCTAAAACCATATAACAATCTTTTTTCAACTCTTTACAAATTCCCATAACACCAAGAGCAGCCCCAAAACAGTCCATATCAGGATTCTTATGTCCCATTACAAAAACTTCTGAAGATTCTCTAATTATATTTTCAAGTGCTTGGGAAATAACTCTTGCCTTTACTTTATTTCTTTCAACACCTTTATTATTTTTTCCACCATAAAATTCTAAATCTTCTCCATTTTTAAAGACAACTTGAGCTCCACCACGTCCTAAAGCCATGTCAAGAGCGGTTTGAGCTTCCTTATATCTTTCAAAAGGATTATTTCCACCAAGACCAATACCAATACTTAAAGTGGGTTTTATATTACCTGTAATTTCTAGTTCTCTTAATGTTTCTATTATACTGAATCTATCGTTTCTAATTTTTTCTAAAATAGAATTACTTGAAATAACTATATATTTCCCAGAATCATATTTTCTTACAATTGCTCCTAGATTTGAAAAATAACTTATAATAAGTTTATCCATTTCAGCAGTCAACAATGTCTTAAAATCTTCATTTGTGTTATTACGAACATCTTCGTAATTATCTATATAGATTAAAATAGAATTTAAAGTATCATCTTCATATTGCTTTTGCAATTTTGAAAATTCTAAATTATCTATTAGATAAATTATTACATTAACCTCTCCATTGTCCTCGTCTTTTACAACATTATAGTAAACTAAGTAATCAAATTTTTCTGTTTTCCAATTAACCTTTCCTGATACAGTTTTTAAAACTTCGGAAATATTAAAACTTGAAATTTTAGAATTAATATCTATTCCAATAACATCTTTTCCTGAAAAAAGCACTGAAAACTCTGGACTATACCATTTAACTCTACCTTTGTTGTTAAGAACAGCAATAGGAAATGGCATTTTGTAAACTACTTCACTTGCAATATTATCCAAGGAATCTCTATGCTTCTTCATATCTTCATCATATTCTAGATTTTTATTCTTTACATAGTATAAAACTAAAATAAATGAAATAAAAGTTAATATAAAAGATACAATCCCAAATATAAATTGAAAATAAAGAACAAAAGCTGAGATTAAAACCATAAATAAAAATAAAATATAAAAATCTGATAATTTAACTATTTTCTT
Above is a genomic segment from Parvimonas micra containing:
- a CDS encoding DHH family phosphoesterase, whose protein sequence is MGKKIVKLSDFYILFLFMVLISAFVLYFQFIFGIVSFILTFISFILVLYYVKNKNLEYDEDMKKHRDSLDNIASEVVYKMPFPIAVLNNKGRVKWYSPEFSVLFSGKDVIGIDINSKISSFNISEVLKTVSGKVNWKTEKFDYLVYYNVVKDEDNGEVNVIIYLIDNLEFSKLQKQYEDDTLNSILIYIDNYEDVRNNTNEDFKTLLTAEMDKLIISYFSNLGAIVRKYDSGKYIVISSNSILEKIRNDRFSIIETLRELEITGNIKPTLSIGIGLGGNNPFERYKEAQTALDMALGRGGAQVVFKNGEDLEFYGGKNNKGVERNKVKARVISQALENIIRESSEVFVMGHKNPDMDCFGAALGVMGICKELKKDCYMVLEDVPVTIRNIYDRISNTEPSYVEMMISPEKAYDICKDTSLVILVDNSRTVSTEAPYLLDVTSKIVVIDHHRIGKDFVENPMLTYLEPYASSACELVTEIIYYMFEKIDLDKVIAESLLAGIVVDTKNFYYQTGVRTFEMASYLKRFGADSIAVKHLFKDNFNTIKLKSNVLSNAISYRNYICIGVFPEEIEESMLIAAEAADDLLGVLDIECSFVLTIVSGQIHISGRSLGKISVQLILEKLGGGGHYTSAGARLDCSMDEAIEKLKKAIDEYLLEEDIDESNFD